From one Aggregicoccus sp. 17bor-14 genomic stretch:
- a CDS encoding ATP-binding protein has protein sequence MGRTWSFAQRVGVGFVTALLIALALAASSVLALRTLALSGRAATLDASEDRLLVEQLRRAFSEKVGASRGYALSGNLLFEEDARVARGDFRRLHAELQRRLVEPPGPTLLAQLATAEAGHEAAVEKVRRAREDGATPGRLRELVGSELQGPRVATELLLSQLSAHVDRHLAAGAAADARATRRALVLVFVSTALGLALAASLGWVLTRPLTRLNQSAHQSEQRFALVVDAVRDYALMLLDAQGRVTHWNAGAQRIHGWREEEVLGQPVSALYPPEAQARGLPARELERTLRDGRLQGESWRLRKDGTRFWAEFLLTPVKSASGQLEGFACVTRDITERKRVERAQRLFAEAGRLFNRALDPDVTVTELARLTVPEVADACILYLVAPGAQSVSAAAIVHAEREQELRLRELVRRFPPTPGTPFGVWQTLDTRRSTLVPEVTREMAERVASDPDERALLEELAFRSFLIVPLVVGERALGALALFSTREERRFSNTDRAFVEELAGRAALALDNARLYREAQEALELIGVAAHDLANPLHMLQLLLSKLRRTDLEDHEKVRGGLMAADKQTKRLGQMLNNLLDLSRSSSGALVLELGELELGELVREVVERSAEQAAEAGVALSAELAPGLVGRWDRLRLDRVVTNLLSNALKFGRGRPVQLRAWGAGGQVYLSVRDRGPGIPADAQARIFGRFQRAPSGEGKAGFGLGLYIVRQLVEAHGGRIRVESVPGEGATFLVELPRDPALAAREGGSAGSPVAGGAEPAAPPGGGHS, from the coding sequence ATGGGGCGCACCTGGTCGTTCGCGCAGCGGGTCGGGGTGGGCTTCGTCACCGCCCTGCTCATCGCACTCGCGCTCGCCGCAAGCTCGGTGCTCGCGCTGCGCACGCTCGCGCTGAGCGGCAGGGCAGCGACGCTGGATGCCTCCGAGGACCGGCTGCTCGTGGAGCAGCTGCGGCGCGCCTTCAGCGAGAAGGTGGGCGCCTCGCGCGGCTACGCGCTCTCCGGCAACCTGCTCTTCGAGGAGGACGCGCGCGTGGCGCGCGGCGACTTCCGCCGCCTGCACGCCGAGCTGCAGCGCCGGCTGGTGGAGCCGCCCGGCCCCACGCTGCTCGCGCAGCTCGCCACGGCCGAGGCCGGGCACGAGGCGGCGGTGGAGAAGGTGCGCCGCGCGCGCGAGGACGGCGCCACGCCGGGGCGGCTGCGCGAGCTGGTGGGCAGCGAGCTGCAGGGCCCGCGCGTGGCCACCGAGCTGCTGCTCTCGCAGCTGAGCGCGCACGTGGACCGCCACCTCGCAGCCGGCGCGGCCGCGGACGCGCGCGCCACCCGGCGCGCGCTGGTGCTGGTGTTCGTCTCCACCGCGCTGGGGCTCGCGCTCGCGGCGAGCCTCGGCTGGGTGCTCACCCGGCCCCTCACCCGGCTCAACCAGAGCGCGCACCAGAGCGAGCAGCGCTTCGCGCTGGTGGTGGACGCGGTGCGCGACTACGCGCTGATGCTGCTGGATGCGCAGGGGCGGGTGACACACTGGAACGCGGGCGCGCAGCGCATCCACGGCTGGCGCGAGGAGGAGGTGCTGGGCCAGCCGGTGAGCGCGCTCTATCCCCCCGAGGCCCAGGCGCGCGGGCTGCCCGCGCGCGAGCTGGAGCGCACGCTGCGCGACGGGCGGCTGCAGGGCGAGAGCTGGCGGCTGCGCAAGGACGGCACCCGCTTCTGGGCCGAGTTCCTGCTCACCCCGGTGAAGAGCGCCTCGGGGCAGCTGGAGGGCTTCGCCTGCGTCACCCGCGACATCACCGAGCGCAAGCGCGTGGAGCGCGCCCAGCGGCTCTTCGCCGAGGCGGGCCGCCTCTTCAACCGCGCGCTGGACCCGGACGTCACCGTCACCGAGCTCGCGCGCCTCACCGTGCCCGAGGTGGCGGACGCGTGCATCCTGTACCTGGTGGCGCCCGGCGCCCAGAGCGTGAGCGCGGCGGCCATCGTGCACGCGGAGCGCGAGCAGGAGCTGCGGCTGCGCGAGCTGGTGCGCCGCTTCCCGCCCACCCCCGGCACCCCCTTCGGCGTGTGGCAGACGCTGGACACGCGGCGCAGCACGCTGGTGCCCGAGGTGACGCGCGAGATGGCCGAGCGCGTGGCGTCGGACCCGGACGAGCGCGCGCTGCTCGAGGAGCTCGCCTTCCGCTCCTTCCTCATCGTCCCGCTGGTGGTGGGCGAGCGTGCGCTCGGCGCGCTCGCGCTGTTCAGCACCCGCGAGGAGCGGCGCTTCAGCAACACCGACCGCGCCTTCGTGGAGGAGCTCGCGGGCCGCGCCGCGCTCGCGCTGGACAACGCGCGGCTCTACCGCGAGGCGCAGGAGGCGCTCGAGCTCATCGGCGTCGCGGCCCACGACCTCGCAAACCCCCTGCACATGCTGCAGCTGCTGCTCAGCAAGCTGCGGCGCACGGACCTGGAGGACCACGAGAAGGTGCGCGGCGGGCTGATGGCGGCCGACAAGCAGACGAAGCGCCTGGGGCAGATGCTCAACAACCTGCTGGACCTCTCGCGCTCCTCCTCCGGCGCGCTGGTGCTGGAGCTGGGCGAGCTGGAGCTCGGGGAGCTGGTGCGCGAGGTGGTCGAGCGCTCGGCGGAGCAGGCGGCGGAGGCCGGCGTCGCGCTCTCGGCGGAGCTCGCGCCGGGGCTGGTGGGCCGCTGGGACCGGCTGCGCCTGGACCGGGTGGTGACGAACCTGCTCTCCAACGCGCTCAAGTTCGGCCGCGGCCGCCCCGTGCAGCTGCGCGCCTGGGGCGCCGGGGGCCAGGTGTACCTGAGCGTGCGCGACCGCGGCCCCGGCATCCCCGCGGACGCCCAGGCGCGCATCTTCGGGCGCTTCCAGCGCGCCCCCAGCGGCGAGGGCAAGGCGGGCTTCGGGCTGGGGCTCTACATCGTGCGCCAGCTGGTGGAGGCGCACGGCGGGCGCATCCGCGTGGAGAGCGTGCCCGGCGAGGGGGCCACCTTCCT
- a CDS encoding YbhB/YbcL family Raf kinase inhibitor-like protein: MSLQLHSEDFEEGAPLPRRLTCEGEDRSPALAWEGAPPGTGAYALVVDDPDAPDPAHPRTRWVHWVLYNLPKEARGLPAGASGASLPPGAREGLNDWQRAGYGGPCPPVGRHRYVHTLYALDGPLPDLGRPPTRAELEAAMGGHVLARTQLIGTYQKGQPG, translated from the coding sequence ATGTCCCTGCAGCTGCACTCGGAGGACTTCGAGGAGGGAGCTCCCCTGCCGCGCCGCCTCACCTGCGAGGGAGAGGACCGCTCGCCTGCGCTCGCCTGGGAGGGCGCCCCACCGGGCACCGGTGCCTACGCGCTGGTGGTGGACGACCCGGATGCGCCGGACCCCGCCCACCCGCGCACGCGCTGGGTGCACTGGGTGCTCTACAACCTGCCGAAGGAGGCGCGCGGACTCCCCGCGGGGGCGAGCGGGGCGTCACTCCCGCCCGGCGCGCGCGAGGGGCTCAACGACTGGCAGCGCGCGGGCTACGGCGGCCCCTGCCCGCCCGTGGGCCGCCACCGCTACGTGCACACGCTCTACGCGCTGGACGGGCCGCTGCCGGACCTGGGCCGGCCGCCCACGCGCGCCGAGCTGGAGGCGGCGATGGGCGGGCACGTGCTCGCGCGCACCCAGCTCATCGGCACCTACCAGAAGGGACAGCCGGGCTAG
- a CDS encoding Ig-like domain-containing protein: MNRITLARSAALLAAVLLSACGPSPATISLSAPAEQVGPLRSRGQQLTLSALVQDKHGQKLEKAKLKWVSTVPEVATVEDGQVVALRSGKTEIVALSGRSVRGAFPLVVSIPGSMELRTGDVDFLEEGRSLPLSVTLKNEQGRAITDAAPTFSSSDPTVARVDNGRILGLSPGTATLTATVGQMSRRLNVRVVRNDFARMGLTETHVTLLRRGQTHVVRAQAFNAKGAVIDGVPFLWFSSDWSVATVGADGTVTAVGPGRCVVTATAGRRRAAAEVVVQGPAVATAN, translated from the coding sequence ATGAACCGCATCACCCTCGCCCGTTCGGCCGCCCTCCTGGCAGCCGTCCTCCTCTCGGCCTGCGGGCCGTCCCCGGCCACCATCTCCCTCAGCGCTCCCGCGGAGCAGGTGGGGCCGCTGCGCTCGCGCGGCCAGCAGCTCACGCTCAGCGCGCTGGTGCAGGACAAGCACGGCCAGAAGCTGGAGAAGGCGAAGCTCAAGTGGGTGAGCACCGTGCCCGAGGTGGCCACGGTGGAGGATGGCCAGGTGGTGGCGCTGCGCAGCGGCAAGACGGAGATCGTCGCGCTCTCGGGCCGCAGCGTGCGCGGCGCCTTCCCGCTGGTGGTCTCCATCCCCGGCTCCATGGAGCTGCGCACCGGAGACGTGGACTTCCTCGAGGAGGGCCGCAGCCTCCCGCTCAGCGTGACGCTGAAGAACGAGCAGGGCCGCGCCATCACGGACGCGGCGCCCACCTTCAGCTCGAGCGACCCGACGGTCGCGCGCGTGGACAACGGGCGCATCCTCGGGCTCTCCCCCGGCACCGCCACCCTCACGGCCACCGTGGGGCAGATGAGCCGCCGGCTCAACGTGCGCGTGGTGCGCAACGACTTCGCGCGCATGGGCCTCACCGAGACCCACGTCACGCTGCTGCGCCGCGGGCAGACCCACGTGGTGCGCGCCCAGGCCTTCAACGCCAAGGGCGCCGTCATCGACGGGGTGCCCTTCCTCTGGTTCTCCTCGGACTGGTCCGTGGCCACGGTGGGCGCCGACGGCACCGTGACGGCGGTGGGCCCGGGCCGCTGCGTCGTCACGGCGACCGCCGGCCGCCGCCGCGCCGCCGCCGAGGTGGTGGTGCAGGGCCCCGCGGTCGCCACCGCGAACTAG
- a CDS encoding AsmA family protein yields the protein MSSEPKKKRWPIVLGAIVALLVAVVLIVLWRLDAILLDQARAQAATLSQRLGRPVQVGDIDTQLFPHVGAEVQDVVVGAAAGEDAPLLELKSVDVRVALMPALRSRGKDLQVLNAEATGLTVNVIRLPDGTTNLQRLQQRLAETAPKEEPQQEQAPTDLSGVRVDRAALTDGRVRFIDHGAGAKARELAINDVDMELKDLRVGQPLDVVLKAAVLAEKQNLELRLHAAPLPATLTPVPERLVLKVEPIDLAPLAPFISPEVGFQAGHFQADWDALLGAAVPGGSGPTRLKGGFKATGLKFAGAEGGKALDVVLDTDVTGDVAKGDLALDTLRFDLGPAGINGKGRVRGLMSPTPSVEGLEIKSHDLDPAKLAEYYPPLRKQLAGQVAGPIGLSVKGSGTQAAQALVVDVDLTPVRLRIPLQLAKDAGAPMRLSANLSGAAATGGSLRFDATADLTGADLRPGLTLNKAPGQRMDVDAKGTYAPAQGKTPLRVDVSALTVHLLEDTMTGTAKYAQGGTPKAPRTDFAVDLKSAHLDADKLLLKEEEAIALNGGKPLPVPDDPNRFRGMHGDMKVQIATLRMSGLDLANVLVLAKMDEDLFSVQKLSAGLAGGTVSADGTSMHLGPTPDKRPFDAKLSMKNIDLEKALQMVSDHKVMGGTFSGDVNLKGVGTEMSGLTQTLAGVIQGDVLNGTFFGKDLFASVSEPLAKALPFAGKKLEDTGVTKFGEKLPFGLTIEHGVAQLSKPITWTRPEGGVNFTGGMKLDGMLNLAGTLDFAPAAINKLTLGKVTPTQPIPLSLSVTGPAWKPEIGGLDVKPAAKAIAVQAASGVAGKFLGEERAKQVQDVVTGGADAAKAQAQAEAEKRAAEERAKAEQRAREEADAAKQKAADEAKKKLKGLFGK from the coding sequence ATGTCGTCCGAACCCAAGAAGAAGCGCTGGCCCATCGTCCTGGGCGCCATCGTGGCCCTGCTGGTGGCCGTGGTGCTCATCGTGCTCTGGCGCCTGGACGCCATCCTGCTCGACCAGGCGCGCGCCCAGGCCGCCACGCTCTCGCAGCGCCTGGGGCGCCCGGTGCAGGTGGGCGACATCGACACCCAGCTCTTCCCCCACGTGGGCGCCGAGGTGCAGGACGTGGTGGTGGGCGCGGCGGCCGGCGAGGACGCCCCCCTCCTCGAGCTCAAGAGCGTGGACGTGCGGGTGGCGCTGATGCCCGCGCTGCGCTCGCGCGGCAAGGACCTGCAGGTGCTCAACGCCGAGGCCACCGGCCTCACGGTGAACGTCATCCGCCTGCCGGACGGCACCACCAACCTGCAGCGGCTGCAGCAGCGGCTCGCGGAGACCGCGCCGAAGGAGGAGCCGCAGCAGGAGCAGGCTCCCACGGACCTGAGCGGCGTGCGGGTGGACCGTGCGGCCCTCACGGACGGGCGCGTGCGCTTCATCGACCACGGCGCCGGGGCCAAGGCGCGTGAGCTCGCCATCAACGACGTGGACATGGAGCTCAAGGACCTGCGCGTGGGCCAGCCGCTGGACGTGGTGCTCAAGGCGGCGGTGCTCGCGGAGAAGCAGAATCTGGAGCTGCGCCTGCACGCGGCCCCCCTGCCCGCGACCCTCACCCCGGTGCCCGAGCGGCTCGTGCTCAAGGTGGAGCCCATCGACCTCGCGCCGCTCGCGCCCTTCATCTCGCCGGAGGTGGGCTTCCAGGCGGGCCACTTCCAGGCGGACTGGGACGCGCTGCTGGGCGCCGCGGTGCCCGGCGGCAGCGGGCCCACGCGCCTCAAGGGCGGCTTCAAGGCGACGGGGCTGAAGTTCGCCGGCGCGGAAGGGGGCAAGGCCCTGGACGTGGTGCTGGACACCGACGTCACCGGCGACGTGGCCAAGGGTGACCTCGCGCTGGACACGCTGCGCTTCGACCTCGGCCCCGCCGGCATCAACGGCAAGGGCCGGGTGCGCGGGCTGATGAGCCCCACGCCCTCGGTGGAGGGGCTGGAGATCAAGAGCCACGACCTCGACCCCGCGAAGCTCGCCGAGTACTACCCGCCGCTGCGCAAGCAGCTCGCCGGGCAGGTAGCGGGCCCCATCGGGCTGAGCGTGAAGGGCAGCGGCACCCAGGCCGCCCAGGCGCTGGTGGTGGACGTGGACCTCACCCCGGTGCGCCTGCGCATCCCGCTGCAGCTCGCGAAGGACGCGGGCGCCCCCATGCGCCTGAGCGCGAACCTCAGTGGCGCCGCGGCCACCGGCGGCAGCCTGCGCTTCGATGCCACGGCGGACCTCACCGGCGCGGACCTGCGCCCCGGCCTCACCCTGAACAAGGCCCCGGGCCAGCGCATGGACGTGGACGCCAAGGGCACCTACGCGCCCGCGCAGGGCAAGACGCCCCTGCGCGTGGACGTGAGCGCGCTCACCGTGCACCTGCTCGAGGACACGATGACGGGCACCGCGAAGTACGCCCAGGGCGGCACCCCGAAGGCGCCCCGCACCGACTTCGCCGTGGACCTCAAGAGCGCGCACCTGGACGCGGACAAGCTGCTGCTCAAGGAGGAGGAGGCCATCGCGCTCAACGGGGGCAAGCCCCTGCCCGTGCCGGACGACCCCAACCGCTTCCGCGGCATGCACGGGGACATGAAGGTGCAGATCGCCACCCTGCGCATGAGCGGGCTGGACCTCGCGAACGTGCTGGTGCTGGCCAAGATGGACGAGGACCTGTTCAGCGTGCAGAAGCTGAGCGCGGGGCTCGCGGGCGGCACGGTGAGCGCGGACGGCACCTCCATGCACCTGGGCCCCACGCCCGACAAGCGCCCCTTCGACGCGAAGCTGAGCATGAAGAACATCGACCTGGAGAAGGCGCTGCAGATGGTCAGCGACCACAAGGTCATGGGCGGTACCTTCAGCGGCGACGTGAACCTCAAGGGCGTGGGCACCGAGATGAGCGGCCTCACCCAGACGCTCGCCGGCGTCATCCAGGGCGACGTGCTCAACGGCACCTTCTTCGGCAAGGACCTCTTCGCCAGCGTCTCCGAGCCGCTCGCCAAGGCGCTGCCCTTCGCGGGCAAGAAGCTCGAGGACACGGGCGTGACGAAGTTCGGCGAGAAGCTGCCCTTCGGGCTCACCATCGAGCACGGCGTCGCGCAGCTGAGCAAGCCCATCACCTGGACGCGGCCCGAGGGCGGTGTGAACTTCACCGGCGGCATGAAGCTGGACGGCATGCTCAACCTCGCCGGCACGCTGGACTTCGCTCCGGCCGCCATCAACAAGCTCACCCTGGGCAAGGTCACCCCCACCCAGCCCATCCCGCTCTCCCTGAGCGTCACCGGCCCCGCGTGGAAGCCGGAGATCGGCGGGCTGGACGTGAAGCCCGCAGCCAAGGCCATCGCCGTGCAGGCGGCCTCGGGCGTCGCCGGGAAGTTCCTCGGCGAGGAGCGCGCGAAGCAGGTGCAGGACGTGGTGACGGGCGGCGCGGACGCCGCCAAGGCCCAGGCGCAGGCGGAGGCCGAGAAGCGCGCCGCCGAGGAGCGCGCCAAGGCCGAGCAGCGCGCGCGCGAGGAGGCCGACGCCGCGAAGCAGAAGGCCGCCGACGAGGCGAAGAAGAAGCTCAAGGGCCTCTTCGGCAAGTAG
- a CDS encoding CPBP family intramembrane glutamic endopeptidase has protein sequence MLKRLLRHPLVCLVVTLVLTGLLSAALSPVLRPLLLGLASPELRELHRLSVGPLLSALYCTVAVLVVGRYLQREPPAKLGFSLRRFWPHLGWGLLVGAGLMGAVVGLFALLGWYRVEATGETLGEELREAGVYLYAFAAVAYSEELMVRGIIFRLLEQWLGSTVALLVSSALFGAGHLMNPDATVYSSVAIAVEAGLLLGAAYMLTRSLWFAVGIHWAWNWVQGPLLGVDVSGMKMDGLVDSALVGPVAWTGGPFGAEGGYTAVLLCTAAGVALAWAAARRGQWLPFLHWRKLRREERAREAAASPPAPAPVDPSPAG, from the coding sequence ATGCTCAAGCGCCTGCTGCGCCATCCCCTGGTGTGCCTCGTCGTTACGCTCGTGCTGACGGGTCTGCTCAGCGCGGCGCTCTCGCCCGTCCTGCGCCCGCTGCTGCTGGGGCTCGCGTCGCCGGAGCTGCGCGAGCTGCACCGGCTCTCCGTGGGCCCGCTGCTCTCCGCGCTCTACTGCACGGTGGCGGTGCTCGTCGTGGGGCGCTACCTGCAGCGCGAGCCGCCCGCGAAGCTGGGCTTCTCCCTGCGGCGCTTCTGGCCGCACCTGGGCTGGGGGCTGCTGGTGGGCGCGGGGCTGATGGGCGCCGTGGTGGGGCTCTTCGCGCTGCTCGGCTGGTACCGCGTGGAGGCGACGGGCGAGACGCTGGGCGAGGAGCTGCGCGAGGCAGGCGTGTACCTCTACGCCTTCGCCGCCGTGGCGTACTCGGAGGAGCTGATGGTGCGCGGCATCATCTTCCGCCTGCTGGAGCAGTGGCTCGGCTCCACCGTGGCGCTGCTCGTCTCCAGCGCCCTCTTCGGCGCGGGGCACCTGATGAACCCGGACGCCACGGTGTACTCCTCCGTCGCCATCGCGGTGGAGGCGGGGCTCCTGCTGGGCGCGGCGTACATGCTCACGCGCTCGCTGTGGTTCGCCGTGGGCATCCACTGGGCGTGGAACTGGGTGCAGGGGCCGCTGCTGGGCGTGGACGTGTCCGGCATGAAGATGGACGGCCTGGTGGACAGCGCGCTGGTGGGCCCGGTGGCGTGGACGGGCGGGCCCTTCGGCGCCGAGGGCGGCTACACCGCGGTGCTGCTGTGCACGGCGGCCGGCGTGGCGCTCGCGTGGGCGGCGGCGCGGCGCGGGCAGTGGCTGCCCTTCCTGCACTGGCGCAAGCTGCGGCGCGAGGAGCGCGCGCGCGAGGCGGCGGCCTCCCCGCCTGCGCCCGCGCCCGTGGATCCCTCTCCCGCGGGCTGA
- a CDS encoding AzlC family ABC transporter permease: MTSSFWRGYRATLPLWLGAAPFGLAYAVTARAAGLSVRDTQLMSVLVYAGGAQFSAAGLFAERASVGALLFTTLLLNLRHVLYGLSLGRLVPFTPGERALAAHFLTDETYGVTVAEPRRDFRFVLGSGASLFTVWNVFTFLGILAGAAVPDPERLGVDFVFPLAFLALLIPMLRARTEWTVAAASGLFALALSRVAPGGLVVLLTAVGGALLGAVLSQAKRRREREARP; this comes from the coding sequence ATGACCTCCTCCTTCTGGCGCGGCTACCGCGCCACGCTCCCCCTGTGGCTGGGCGCGGCCCCCTTCGGGCTCGCGTACGCGGTGACGGCACGCGCCGCGGGGCTGAGCGTGCGCGACACGCAGCTGATGAGCGTGCTGGTCTACGCGGGCGGCGCGCAGTTCAGCGCGGCGGGGCTCTTCGCCGAGCGCGCCTCGGTGGGGGCGCTGCTCTTCACCACGCTGCTGCTCAACCTGCGCCACGTGCTCTACGGCCTGTCCCTGGGACGGCTCGTCCCCTTCACCCCGGGCGAGCGCGCGCTCGCGGCGCACTTCCTCACGGACGAGACCTACGGCGTGACGGTGGCCGAGCCCCGGCGCGACTTCCGCTTCGTGCTGGGCTCGGGCGCGAGCCTCTTCACCGTGTGGAACGTCTTCACCTTCCTGGGCATCCTCGCCGGCGCGGCCGTGCCCGACCCCGAGCGCCTGGGCGTGGACTTCGTCTTTCCGCTCGCCTTCCTCGCGCTGCTCATCCCCATGCTGCGCGCGCGCACGGAGTGGACCGTCGCGGCGGCTTCCGGCCTCTTCGCGCTCGCGCTCTCGCGGGTGGCGCCCGGGGGCCTGGTGGTGCTGCTCACGGCGGTGGGCGGCGCGCTGCTGGGGGCGGTGCTCTCGCAGGCGAAGCGCCGGCGCGAGCGCGAGGCGCGGCCTTGA
- a CDS encoding AzlD domain-containing protein: MSPLAVICAMAALTYATRWVGLRFNDLQLPPFWLDFLRFVPVSVFTALVVPALSGPRGQTPARVLAAAVAALVLWRFGRMWLGLAVGLAAFAALRALLGV; this comes from the coding sequence TTGAGCCCGCTCGCCGTCATCTGCGCCATGGCCGCGCTCACCTACGCCACGCGCTGGGTGGGCCTGCGCTTCAACGACCTGCAGCTGCCGCCCTTCTGGCTCGACTTCCTGCGCTTCGTGCCGGTGTCGGTGTTCACCGCGCTGGTGGTGCCCGCGCTCTCGGGACCGCGGGGGCAGACGCCCGCGCGCGTGCTCGCGGCGGCCGTGGCCGCACTGGTGCTGTGGCGCTTCGGCCGGATGTGGCTGGGGCTCGCGGTGGGGCTCGCCGCCTTCGCTGCCCTTCGCGCGCTGCTCGGCGTGTAG
- a CDS encoding CBS domain-containing protein — translation MANPKNPDLPRDNADTNRGLNAGSAGYDDASNGRSTRPQDTAGRQSYGMTGGLGSSGSSQRDFYREALSRGVNRRMGRDDLQRDFRGESRPYDRPEDYRSEGVRGENYGQGSNYGVRPERYAEMQGRNEGFRGQETYRTEEFQRGDLQRGDFQRGDWQRGNERNEGSHMPTGRTMALAAAGLGAVGAGLGLMRRGRWAKEPLCANDVMSRGVKTVMPEHTLREVARLMREENVGIVPVTDAQGRLLGVVTDRDLVVRAMSEDRMPSQVRVSDIMSSEDLEVATPEDALNDIIELMGRKQVRRIPVVERDNRLVGIIAMGDIATRAEFDEELQDALERISSRRSFWARLG, via the coding sequence ATGGCGAACCCCAAGAACCCTGACCTCCCCCGTGACAACGCCGACACGAACCGCGGACTGAATGCCGGCAGCGCGGGCTACGACGACGCCTCCAACGGCCGCAGCACGCGCCCGCAGGACACGGCAGGCCGGCAGTCCTACGGCATGACGGGCGGCCTGGGCAGCAGCGGCAGCTCGCAGCGCGACTTCTACCGCGAGGCACTCTCGCGCGGCGTGAACCGCCGCATGGGCCGCGACGACCTGCAGCGCGACTTCCGCGGCGAGTCGCGCCCCTACGATCGCCCCGAGGACTACCGCAGCGAGGGCGTGCGCGGCGAGAACTACGGCCAGGGCAGCAACTATGGCGTGCGCCCCGAGCGCTACGCGGAGATGCAGGGACGCAACGAGGGCTTCCGCGGGCAGGAGACCTACCGCACGGAGGAGTTCCAGCGCGGCGACCTGCAGCGCGGCGACTTCCAGCGCGGCGACTGGCAGCGCGGCAACGAGCGCAACGAGGGCAGCCACATGCCCACCGGGCGCACGATGGCGCTCGCGGCCGCGGGCCTGGGCGCGGTGGGCGCGGGCCTCGGGCTGATGCGCCGCGGGCGCTGGGCGAAGGAGCCCCTGTGCGCGAACGACGTGATGAGCCGCGGCGTGAAGACGGTGATGCCCGAGCACACGCTGCGCGAGGTGGCGCGGCTGATGCGCGAGGAGAACGTGGGCATCGTGCCGGTGACGGACGCGCAGGGAAGGCTGCTCGGCGTGGTGACGGACCGCGACCTCGTGGTGCGCGCGATGAGCGAGGACCGGATGCCCTCGCAGGTGCGCGTCTCGGACATCATGTCCTCCGAGGACCTGGAGGTGGCCACGCCCGAGGACGCGCTCAACGACATCATCGAGCTGATGGGCCGCAAGCAGGTGCGCCGCATCCCGGTGGTGGAGCGCGACAACCGGCTGGTGGGCATCATCGCCATGGGGGACATCGCCACGCGCGCCGAGTTCGACGAGGAGCTGCAGGACGCGCTCGAGCGCATCTCCTCGCGCCGCTCCTTCTGGGCGCGTCTAGGCTAG
- a CDS encoding ornithine cyclodeaminase family protein: MAQPFLLLNEADVRRVLTLDALLPALAETLSRFSAGELVQPQRSVLAVGPAASFFGVMPAYSPAPPALGAKLVTVVHANAARGLPSHLATVLLLDPDTGALLALLDGRYITELRTAAVSALSVRHLAAGPVRTLALLGAGVQAQSHLHALSHLGPLEEVRVWSPRQESRERFARAHAAAAAPGRMRAVDSAEEAVQGAQAVVLATAATEPVLQDAWVAPGAHVVSVGACRPAERELDPVLLARSRLFVDSRTAALAESGDVVQGLREGRFGPAHLRAELGEVIGGRAPGRQSAEEVTVFKSLGLAVEDLCAAQLAYRLARERGLGQALAL; encoded by the coding sequence ATGGCCCAGCCCTTCCTGCTGCTGAACGAGGCGGACGTGCGGCGCGTGCTCACCCTGGACGCGCTGCTGCCCGCGCTCGCGGAGACGCTCTCCCGCTTCTCCGCGGGCGAGCTCGTGCAGCCGCAGCGCAGCGTGCTCGCGGTGGGCCCTGCGGCCTCCTTCTTCGGGGTGATGCCGGCCTACAGCCCGGCCCCGCCCGCGCTGGGCGCGAAGCTCGTCACCGTGGTGCACGCGAACGCCGCGCGCGGGCTGCCCAGCCACCTCGCCACCGTGCTGCTGCTGGACCCGGACACGGGCGCCCTGCTCGCGCTGCTGGACGGGCGCTACATCACAGAGCTGCGCACCGCGGCCGTCTCGGCCCTCTCCGTGCGCCACCTCGCGGCCGGGCCCGTGCGCACGCTCGCGCTGCTGGGCGCGGGCGTGCAGGCCCAGAGCCACCTGCACGCGCTTTCACACCTCGGCCCGCTCGAGGAGGTGCGGGTGTGGAGCCCGCGCCAGGAGAGCCGCGAGCGCTTCGCCCGCGCGCACGCCGCGGCAGCCGCACCCGGGCGGATGCGCGCGGTGGACAGCGCCGAGGAGGCGGTGCAGGGCGCGCAAGCGGTGGTGCTCGCCACCGCGGCCACCGAGCCCGTGCTGCAGGATGCGTGGGTGGCGCCGGGCGCGCACGTGGTCTCCGTGGGCGCGTGCCGGCCGGCGGAGCGGGAGCTGGATCCCGTGCTCCTCGCGCGCTCGCGCCTCTTCGTGGACTCGCGCACGGCGGCGCTCGCCGAGTCCGGCGACGTGGTGCAGGGCCTGCGCGAGGGGCGCTTCGGCCCCGCGCACCTGAGGGCGGAGCTGGGCGAGGTCATCGGCGGCCGGGCCCCAGGGCGACAGAGCGCCGAGGAGGTCACCGTCTTCAAGTCGCTGGGGCTCGCGGTGGAGGACTTGTGCGCCGCGCAGCTCGCGTACCGGCTCGCCCGGGAGCGGGGGCTGGGCCAGGCGCTGGCGCTCTAA